In a genomic window of Candidatus Gorgyraea atricola:
- a CDS encoding class I SAM-dependent methyltransferase: MDYNAILTYFEDSAKAGRWNSLYNSKNPLAYSFIVRLQKTITLACSFQNKKVLDLGCGTGILMPLVIDAGGQYIGLDASRKMLDEIKRIYPNYINKDEVSLIFGDIRKMRLPDNLDIMIGLGFIEYFDNPEELIQRLYNKLPIGGRLIFSFPNFQSLDYISVQSLMLFRYLARRIFGKSLHQPPRRLWDLKSAKRLYVNAGFKSLVSVNYNVNVFAYPVTRILRIFTNFWAKRFEYGKLSKCSFFATGFLISGEK; this comes from the coding sequence ATGGACTACAATGCAATATTGACCTATTTTGAAGATTCGGCTAAAGCTGGGCGATGGAACTCTCTGTATAACTCCAAAAATCCACTCGCTTATTCGTTTATTGTCAGGCTCCAAAAAACGATAACTCTAGCATGCTCCTTTCAGAATAAAAAGGTTCTTGACCTAGGCTGTGGAACCGGGATCCTTATGCCTCTTGTGATAGATGCCGGAGGTCAATACATAGGCCTGGATGCCTCAAGAAAAATGTTGGATGAGATTAAAAGAATTTATCCAAATTATATTAATAAAGATGAGGTAAGCCTTATTTTTGGTGATATAAGAAAGATGCGATTACCCGATAATCTGGACATCATGATAGGATTAGGATTTATTGAATATTTTGATAACCCAGAAGAATTAATTCAAAGGCTATACAATAAACTACCTATCGGCGGCCGCCTAATCTTTTCCTTTCCGAATTTTCAATCATTAGACTATATATCCGTACAATCCCTTATGTTATTCAGGTATTTAGCAAGAAGAATTTTTGGAAAATCTCTGCATCAACCACCAAGAAGACTATGGGATCTCAAAAGTGCCAAGAGGTTATATGTTAATGCCGGTTTTAAGAGCCTGGTATCTGTCAATTATAATGTAAATGTCTTTGCTTATCCTGTTACGAGAATATTAAGAATATTTACCAATTTTTGGGCAAAAAGGTTTGAGTATGGCAAATTATCAAAATGTAGCTTTTTCGCGACAGGTTTTTTAATTTCTGGTGAAAAATAA